The Chloroflexota bacterium genome includes the window CCCTCCATCAATATGCCCACCATGCGCGGGAGCAGGAGCATGACCGCGCTCAGGTTGATGCCCGTTTGCAGTGTCTTGACGATGGAGTCCCTGAGATTGGCCGGGTTGAAGAAGGCGATCAAGCCAAGTATGACACCAATCACTAATCCGAGAATGACCGGCTCTCCAATGACTCCTAATCTTTGTTGGATAGCATCCGGATCAGCCTCGAGGTCCTTGAGGCCAGGGATTTTGTTTAGCACCCAGTTGAGCGGAATGGCCACAGGCACATACGCTGCGGAAAACCCGTGTGGAATAGAAAGGCCAGGCATGCCAAAAAAGCTTTGGATACCAGGTGCCGTCCAGTCAGCCAGGAATAGAACAATGGCTGCATTGACCGCAGCTGCAGCAAGCCCAAGTGCAAGGCTGCCAGTTGCTGCCACGACCATGGCGCCAGTGAAAGCAAAATGCCAAAAGTTCCAAACATCAACGTTTAGCGTTTTGGTCGCGTTGAGCGCCAGCATAACGAGGTTGACGATGATCGCAATGGGGATGATGTAAGTTCCAACAGTGGAGGCAAAGGCGATGGCTGCGGCGGATGGCCAACCAACGTCAACCACTGTCAGGTTAACCCCCGTGCGTTGCACAATAGCCTGGGCTGCATCACTCAGGTTGGTCCACATCAGGCCAATCACAAGGTTAATACCGACGAAGGCTACACCGATAGTGACGCCGGAGCGAAAGGCCCTGCCTGGTTTGGCCCCGAGAACTAGACCCAAAATGAAGATGATGATGGGTAGAACGACGGTTGCACCAAGAGCAGAGAGAATACTTTGTAAGCCAGCAAAAAACTGTGCCATAAGAAAACCTCCTTGTTCATTGTATAATACTTCTAAGATTCACCTTACTCTAACTTTAGCAGTTTATGCAACTTGATATCCTTTGCGCCTGGCATCACCTCCTTTCTATCTATGTATAAAAGGATCTATCACATTGCTCTGGTTTTTTGCTGCGGCAAGGAGGGCTTCATGAATTGTCACATACAGTCATATCTCTAAAATTGTTCAATCTTATTGTGGCAAAGACATCTAACAGCCGTTTTTATGCAGGTAATTGGACCTTGGTCTAGAATAACGCTAATTCAGCACGAGATCTAGCTACAGCCTTAGTATTGCTCTCCATTGCTGATATTTGAGAACGGGTTAAAAAGAGAACACTACGTACATTTGACAAAATCATTCACATTTGTCACAATGTTAATATATTGCAAATCGTTGAATTTGTCAAATTACAGTGCGCTTGCGCCAACAGATCGTTACCAGGTGGTACAGGCGATTTTGACAAAAGGGGGTGCTCCTGTGGTAAAAGAATTGTGGAAACAACTGCACCAGGAGGAGCACCGCCTATGGCCGATCTGGC containing:
- a CDS encoding PTS sugar transporter subunit IIC, which produces MAQFFAGLQSILSALGATVVLPIIIFILGLVLGAKPGRAFRSGVTIGVAFVGINLVIGLMWTNLSDAAQAIVQRTGVNLTVVDVGWPSAAAIAFASTVGTYIIPIAIIVNLVMLALNATKTLNVDVWNFWHFAFTGAMVVAATGSLALGLAAAAVNAAIVLFLADWTAPGIQSFFGMPGLSIPHGFSAAYVPVAIPLNWVLNKIPGLKDLEADPDAIQQRLGVIGEPVILGLVIGVILGLIAFFNPANLRDSIVKTLQTGINLSAVMLLLPRMVGILMEGLLPLSDAAREFMQRRYAGREIYVGLDSAILIGHPAAIAASLVLVPITILLAIILPGNKVLPFADLAVIPFLVCMTAPITRGNVVRIIIIGALVIAIGFYIGTATSTLFTRAAIDAKFTMPAGATEISSICDGFNFLTFVLLMTARTLSFIGPLIILAILVVVMALYRRNAKAWEIAAGGPSE